A single genomic interval of Amycolatopsis albispora harbors:
- a CDS encoding alpha/beta fold hydrolase, with protein sequence MGIHPGLADGTPPRPSQLWPHRAERTEFDGPHGPIAALRTTAPADATVLLVPGYTGSKEDFAPLLDPLADAGFEAIAVDLPGQYESPGANDESAYTPAKLGEVVAGLAAGLGPRPVLLLGHSFGGLVARGAVLAGARIAGLTLMDTGPGQLPEGGRRAALALGEPLLRQDGLVAAYAVREEVSARFPAWALVPDEVKAFLRDRFISSSAAGLLGMADVLRTEPDRVDELAKALRDNNIPALVVAGENDDAWSVPAQREMAARLDAPFALVQGAAHSPNTENPGGLLEVLLPAWRAWLSG encoded by the coding sequence ATGGGGATCCATCCCGGACTGGCCGACGGCACGCCGCCGCGGCCGTCGCAGCTGTGGCCGCACCGCGCGGAACGCACCGAGTTCGACGGCCCGCACGGGCCGATCGCGGCGCTGCGCACCACCGCGCCCGCCGACGCGACGGTGCTGCTGGTGCCCGGGTACACCGGGTCCAAAGAGGACTTCGCCCCGCTGCTCGACCCACTGGCCGACGCGGGCTTCGAGGCGATCGCGGTCGACCTGCCCGGCCAGTACGAATCCCCCGGGGCGAACGACGAATCTGCTTATACGCCAGCAAAACTCGGCGAAGTCGTGGCGGGTTTGGCGGCCGGGCTCGGGCCGCGTCCGGTGTTGCTGCTCGGGCATTCGTTCGGTGGCCTGGTAGCGCGCGGCGCGGTGCTGGCCGGGGCGCGGATCGCGGGGCTCACGCTGATGGACACCGGTCCGGGGCAACTGCCGGAGGGCGGCAGGCGAGCCGCACTCGCGCTCGGGGAGCCGCTGCTGCGGCAGGACGGGCTGGTGGCGGCGTATGCCGTGCGCGAGGAGGTCAGCGCGCGGTTCCCGGCGTGGGCGCTGGTGCCCGACGAGGTGAAGGCGTTCCTGCGGGACAGGTTCATCAGCTCCAGCGCGGCGGGCCTGCTCGGCATGGCCGACGTGCTGAGGACTGAGCCGGACCGCGTCGACGAGCTGGCAAAAGCCTTGCGGGACAACAACATCCCGGCCCTGGTGGTAGCGGGCGAAAACGACGACGCGTGGAGCGTGCCCGCCCAGCGGGAGATGGCCGCACGGCTGGACGCGCCGTTCGCGCTCGTCCAGGGCGCCGCCCACTCGCCGAACACGGAGAACCCAGGCGGCCTGCTCGAGGTGTTGTTACCGGCGTGGCGCGCCTGGCTGTCCGGCTAG
- a CDS encoding metallophosphoesterase family protein codes for MVRALVVADEVDERLWAGAHGLAVDLILGAGDLPFDYLELLADALDRPCVFVPGNHDPDLSGFTRYGGLSMRDGFPVRWPGPAGGVNADGRVVDVGGLRIAGLGGSIRYNDGPNQWTQAQQARRARRLVRRAARRRRRDGRGVDVLLTHSPPRHLGDREDPPHHGFDCLHRTAEKLAPRWLLHGHIHPHGEPVPDRRIGGTVVRNVVGYHILSIEEAGR; via the coding sequence ATGGTCCGGGCGCTGGTGGTGGCCGACGAGGTGGACGAACGGCTGTGGGCGGGGGCGCACGGCCTCGCGGTCGACCTGATCCTCGGGGCCGGCGACCTGCCGTTCGACTACCTGGAACTCCTCGCCGACGCGCTGGACCGGCCGTGTGTTTTCGTGCCCGGCAACCACGATCCCGATCTGTCCGGCTTCACCAGGTACGGAGGTCTGTCCATGCGGGACGGTTTCCCGGTGCGGTGGCCCGGCCCGGCCGGCGGGGTGAACGCCGACGGGCGGGTGGTCGACGTCGGCGGCCTGCGCATCGCCGGGCTCGGCGGGTCGATCCGGTACAACGACGGCCCGAACCAGTGGACGCAGGCGCAGCAGGCGCGCCGGGCCCGGCGGCTGGTGCGCCGGGCGGCGCGGCGCCGCCGTCGTGACGGGCGCGGAGTGGACGTGCTGCTCACGCACTCCCCGCCCCGGCACCTCGGCGACCGGGAGGACCCGCCGCACCACGGGTTCGACTGCCTGCACCGCACCGCCGAGAAGCTCGCGCCGCGGTGGTTGCTGCACGGGCACATCCACCCGCACGGTGAGCCGGTGCCCGACCGGCGGATCGGCGGGACCGTGGTGCGCAACGTGGTCGGCTACCACATTCTGTCCATCGAGGAGGCGGGCCGATGA
- a CDS encoding NUDIX hydrolase produces MNQPRIRCVGGIAMDPDGRLLLVKRANEPGAGRWSLPGGRVEAEETDSDALVREMREETALEVVPGELVGVVERGPFEIYDYRCTAVAGALTAGDDASDARWVSGAEFAAMERAGELVPLLGETLRGWGALPT; encoded by the coding sequence ATGAACCAACCGAGGATCCGGTGCGTCGGCGGTATCGCGATGGACCCGGACGGCCGTCTCCTGCTGGTCAAACGGGCCAACGAGCCGGGCGCCGGGCGCTGGTCGCTGCCCGGCGGGCGGGTGGAAGCGGAGGAAACGGACAGTGACGCGCTGGTCCGGGAAATGCGCGAGGAAACCGCGCTGGAGGTGGTGCCGGGCGAGCTGGTCGGCGTGGTCGAGCGGGGCCCGTTCGAGATCTACGACTACCGGTGCACCGCCGTCGCGGGCGCACTGACCGCCGGGGACGACGCCTCGGACGCCCGCTGGGTGTCGGGCGCCGAGTTCGCCGCCATGGAGCGCGCGGGGGAGCTGGTCCCGCTACTGGGCGAGACGCTGCGAGGCTGGGGCGCCCTCCCCACGTGA
- a CDS encoding transposase family protein — MLSYPSVIPVSTQTLRELTRIIRTHRRAIGSRWRRLSPQRQALLTLAHLRNGDTYHRLAAGFGIGVATVCRYLHETITLLAHQAPTLTDALRRLARTRHNYTIIDGTVVRIDRVAANKPFFSGKHRYHGINFQALTDPDGQLLWLSPGLPGAINDTAAARHHRICEQVRQAGLRLLADGGYDQVAPGVITPYRNRRNRHQPKRELGPAYKAANKALARVRSRGERGFATLKNWRVLTRARCSTHRVTTLAHAILTLEHLPN; from the coding sequence GTGCTTTCTTACCCCTCGGTGATCCCGGTGTCCACCCAGACACTGCGCGAGCTGACCCGGATCATCCGTACCCACCGCCGCGCGATCGGCTCACGCTGGCGCAGGCTGTCCCCGCAGCGCCAAGCCCTGCTCACCCTGGCCCACCTGCGCAACGGCGACACCTACCACCGCCTCGCCGCCGGGTTCGGCATCGGAGTGGCCACCGTGTGCCGCTACCTGCACGAAACCATCACCCTGCTCGCCCACCAGGCTCCCACCCTGACCGACGCCCTCCGACGGCTGGCCCGCACCCGGCACAACTACACCATCATCGACGGCACCGTCGTCCGCATCGACCGCGTTGCCGCGAACAAGCCCTTCTTCTCGGGTAAACACCGCTACCACGGCATCAACTTCCAGGCCCTCACCGATCCTGATGGCCAGCTGCTGTGGCTCTCGCCCGGGCTGCCCGGCGCGATCAACGACACCGCCGCCGCCCGCCACCACCGCATCTGCGAGCAGGTCCGCCAGGCCGGGCTGCGGCTGCTGGCCGATGGCGGCTACGACCAGGTCGCCCCCGGGGTGATCACCCCGTACCGCAACCGCCGCAACCGCCACCAGCCCAAACGTGAACTAGGGCCCGCCTACAAAGCCGCCAACAAAGCCCTGGCCAGGGTGCGCAGCCGCGGCGAACGCGGATTCGCCACCCTCAAAAACTGGCGCGTCCTCACCCGAGCCCGCTGCAGCACCCACCGCGTCACCACACTCGCCCACGCCATCCTCACCCTCGAACACCTCCCCAACTAA
- a CDS encoding chromosome partitioning protein ParB encodes MSRDTGFPRADAESDFLRARRRQVLSRLANWLRREPDDVNIMLPFHEVVDALGWAGERRLGLRVIQLSSIVGSVDRGRDFDRRFRPTSGRVRERWERLALAARRGESIPPIEVYRIGELHFIVDGHHRVSVAHAMGLTTIDAQVTEVRTKLDPAGIRYRGDLIVKDYRRLFLERVPLTGQARASVIVSDPWDYAELGEHVEAWGFRLMQDEGTFLDRATVAARWYAEEYEPVVRMLHQADLIRGRTEAEAYMWVAGERYRLIRTHRWDDEVIETLRTRR; translated from the coding sequence ATGAGCCGCGACACCGGTTTTCCCAGGGCGGACGCGGAAAGTGACTTCCTGCGTGCCCGGCGGCGGCAGGTGCTCTCGCGGCTGGCCAACTGGCTCCGCCGCGAACCCGACGACGTCAACATCATGCTGCCGTTCCACGAGGTGGTGGACGCGCTCGGCTGGGCGGGCGAGCGGCGGCTCGGGCTGCGGGTGATCCAGCTTTCGTCCATTGTGGGCAGTGTGGACCGCGGCCGGGACTTCGACCGGCGGTTCCGCCCGACCTCGGGGCGGGTGCGCGAGCGCTGGGAGCGGCTGGCGCTGGCGGCCCGGCGCGGCGAGAGCATTCCGCCGATCGAGGTCTACCGGATCGGCGAGCTGCACTTCATCGTCGACGGGCACCATCGCGTGTCGGTGGCCCACGCGATGGGACTGACCACAATAGACGCTCAGGTGACCGAGGTCCGGACGAAGCTGGACCCGGCCGGGATCCGGTACCGCGGTGACCTGATCGTCAAGGACTACCGGCGCCTGTTCCTGGAGCGGGTGCCGCTGACCGGGCAGGCGCGGGCTTCGGTGATCGTCTCGGATCCGTGGGACTACGCGGAACTCGGCGAGCACGTGGAGGCTTGGGGCTTCCGGCTGATGCAGGACGAGGGCACGTTCCTGGACCGGGCGACGGTCGCCGCGCGGTGGTACGCCGAGGAGTACGAGCCGGTGGTGCGGATGCTGCACCAGGCCGACCTGATCCGGGGCCGCACCGAGGCCGAGGCGTACATGTGGGTCGCGGGTGAGCGGTACCGGCTCATCCGCACCCACCGCTGGGACGACGAGGTCATCGAAACCCTGCGCACGCGCCGCTGA
- a CDS encoding PHP domain-containing protein, with translation MDAVRIDLHTHSTVSDGTDSPAELMAAAAAAGLQVIALTDHDTTAGWQAAVEALPRGLTLVPGAEMSCVSGPPGQRIGVHLLGYLFDPAAEVLVAEQRRLRAQRRTRVRTMAERMAADGLPVDPDEVLGLLPEDSPAGRPHLAQALVRAGTVSTVDEAFARYLASGRGYYVPGADTPVETALEMITAAGGVTVLAHAFAHTRGPTLSEEAIAKLAALGLTGLEVDHPNHEPADRDRLRALARDLDLVVTGSSDYHGTNKTIALGADLTAPDCFEELVGQASGTQLVTG, from the coding sequence ATGGACGCTGTGCGCATAGACCTGCACACCCACTCCACGGTCTCCGACGGGACGGACAGTCCCGCCGAGCTGATGGCCGCTGCCGCCGCCGCGGGGCTGCAGGTGATCGCGCTGACCGATCACGACACCACCGCGGGCTGGCAGGCCGCCGTCGAGGCGCTGCCGCGCGGGCTGACCCTGGTGCCGGGCGCCGAGATGTCGTGCGTGTCCGGCCCGCCGGGGCAGCGGATCGGCGTGCACCTGCTGGGCTACCTGTTCGACCCGGCCGCCGAGGTGCTGGTCGCCGAGCAGCGCCGGCTGCGCGCGCAGCGGCGGACTAGGGTGCGCACGATGGCCGAGCGGATGGCCGCCGACGGCCTGCCGGTGGACCCCGACGAGGTGCTCGGCCTGCTGCCGGAGGATTCCCCGGCCGGGCGCCCGCACCTGGCGCAGGCGCTGGTCCGCGCCGGCACGGTGTCCACTGTGGACGAAGCATTCGCGCGCTACCTGGCCAGCGGGCGCGGGTACTACGTGCCGGGCGCGGACACCCCGGTGGAGACGGCGCTGGAGATGATCACCGCGGCGGGCGGGGTGACCGTGCTGGCGCACGCGTTCGCGCACACCCGCGGGCCGACGCTGAGCGAGGAGGCCATCGCGAAGCTGGCCGCGCTCGGGCTGACCGGCCTCGAGGTGGACCACCCGAACCACGAGCCCGCCGACCGCGACCGGCTGCGCGCGCTGGCCCGTGACCTGGACCTGGTGGTGACCGGCTCCAGCGACTACCACGGCACGAACAAGACCATCGCGCTCGGTGCGGACCTCACCGCGCCCGACTGCTTCGAGGAGCTGGTCGGGCAGGCCAGTGGCACGCAGCTGGTGACCGGCTGA
- a CDS encoding MaoC family dehydratase, whose protein sequence is MQFGRYFEEFEVGAVYKHWPGKTVTEYDDHLFCLLTMNHHPLHLDAHYAGETTDFGKNVVVGNYIYSLLLGMSVPDVSGKAIANLEVESLKHVKPTFHGDTIYGETEVLEKTPSKSKDDRGVVYVETRGYKQDGTIVCVFRRKVMVPKRSYGEARGGEQPGRPVPHE, encoded by the coding sequence GTGCAGTTCGGGCGCTATTTCGAGGAGTTCGAGGTCGGGGCCGTGTACAAGCACTGGCCGGGCAAGACGGTCACCGAGTACGACGACCACCTGTTCTGCCTGCTGACCATGAACCACCACCCGCTGCACCTCGACGCGCACTACGCGGGTGAAACCACCGACTTCGGCAAGAACGTGGTGGTGGGCAACTACATCTACTCGCTGCTGCTGGGCATGTCGGTGCCGGACGTCTCGGGCAAGGCGATCGCCAACCTGGAGGTCGAATCGCTCAAGCACGTGAAGCCGACCTTCCACGGTGACACCATCTACGGCGAGACCGAGGTGCTGGAGAAGACACCGTCGAAGTCCAAGGACGATCGCGGGGTGGTGTACGTGGAAACACGCGGTTACAAGCAGGACGGCACGATCGTGTGTGTGTTCCGCCGGAAGGTGATGGTGCCCAAGCGGTCCTACGGCGAGGCCAGGGGCGGCGAGCAGCCCGGCCGCCCGGTGCCGCATGAGTGA
- the corA gene encoding magnesium/cobalt transporter CorA codes for MPSLPSLRGRGNGRGDAPRPLPVPISAYVVDCAVYDGGERLSGRWTHSEAIEEVRRRGSGFVWIGLHEPDEEQIQGVAETFGLHELAVEDAVHAHQRPKLERYDDNLFLVLKTVRYVEHESPSTANEIVETGELMAFLGKDFIVTVRHGNHSGLARLRRELDAEPDRLRLGPAAVLHAIADHVVDHYLDVTDHLEDDIDEMEVQVFAPRSSVTAETIYFMKREVLEMRRAVMPLATPLKRLAEGHSRLVPDEVRSYFRDVDDHLTQVSERVVNFDELLTTLVDATLAKITLQQNTDMRKITSWAAIIAVPTMAVGVYGMNFDYMPELHWRFGYPMVMGLILIVCLILYRIFRKNRWL; via the coding sequence ATGCCTTCTCTTCCCTCCCTGCGCGGCCGCGGCAACGGCCGTGGTGACGCCCCACGCCCGCTGCCCGTGCCCATTTCGGCGTACGTGGTCGACTGCGCGGTCTACGACGGAGGCGAGCGGCTGTCCGGGCGCTGGACGCACTCCGAGGCGATCGAGGAGGTCCGCCGCCGCGGTTCCGGCTTCGTCTGGATCGGCCTGCACGAGCCGGACGAGGAGCAGATCCAGGGCGTCGCGGAGACCTTCGGCCTGCACGAGCTGGCCGTGGAGGACGCGGTGCACGCGCACCAGCGCCCCAAGCTCGAGCGCTACGACGACAACCTGTTCCTGGTGCTGAAGACGGTTCGCTACGTCGAGCACGAATCTCCCAGCACCGCCAACGAAATCGTCGAGACCGGCGAGCTGATGGCCTTTCTCGGCAAGGACTTCATCGTCACCGTCCGGCACGGCAACCACTCCGGCCTGGCGCGGCTCCGCCGCGAGCTGGACGCCGAGCCGGACCGCCTGCGCCTCGGCCCGGCGGCGGTGCTGCACGCCATCGCCGACCACGTGGTCGACCACTACCTGGACGTGACCGACCACCTCGAGGACGACATCGACGAGATGGAGGTGCAGGTCTTCGCGCCGCGTTCGTCGGTGACCGCCGAGACGATCTACTTCATGAAGCGCGAGGTGCTGGAGATGCGCCGCGCGGTGATGCCGCTGGCCACCCCGCTCAAGCGGCTCGCCGAGGGGCACAGCCGGCTGGTGCCGGACGAGGTGCGCTCGTACTTCCGCGACGTCGACGACCACCTCACGCAGGTTTCCGAGCGGGTGGTCAACTTCGACGAGCTGCTCACCACCCTGGTCGACGCCACGCTGGCGAAGATCACCCTTCAGCAGAACACCGACATGCGCAAGATCACCTCGTGGGCGGCGATCATCGCGGTGCCCACGATGGCGGTCGGCGTGTACGGCATGAACTTCGACTACATGCCCGAACTGCACTGGCGGTTCGGCTATCCGATGGTGATGGGGCTGATCCTCATCGTCTGCCTGATCCTCTACCGAATATTCCGGAAGAACCGCTGGCTGTAG
- a CDS encoding DUF2332 domain-containing protein — translation MSDRLGEVKRRLASFAEKEAAGVSPLYEHLAAHAAEDDEIAGLLLAAPADEDARAPLLFATAHRLIQAEPIHPLSRYYPSLGGFDGVDAGTWPEFRGFLAERADKARALISSRYTQTNEVRRAALLYPAVALAAKAAGGKVALLEAGCSAGLLLGIDTFGYRYQCGGEQLTAGPAKAAVGLHCALELAEGAVAPKLPKKLPVGAKLGLDRAPVDAADEDELAWLEACVWADQPDRIRLLRTAAAAQRKNPPELVTGDLVDDLPAAVGRLPAELPLVLLTSHVVTYLPKPKRDAFIEAIGALGRPVWWVSQEAYEAGVEPLLPGRDDLRFADTGTSTLSLVEFGDGEPRARALARTAPHGQRMTWL, via the coding sequence ATGAGTGATCGGCTCGGCGAAGTCAAGCGGCGGCTGGCGTCCTTCGCCGAGAAGGAGGCGGCCGGGGTCTCGCCGCTGTACGAGCACCTGGCCGCGCACGCCGCCGAGGACGACGAGATCGCCGGGCTGCTGCTGGCCGCGCCTGCGGACGAGGACGCGCGGGCGCCGCTGCTGTTCGCCACCGCGCACCGGCTGATCCAGGCCGAGCCGATCCACCCGCTTTCGCGCTACTACCCGTCGCTGGGCGGGTTCGACGGGGTGGACGCGGGGACGTGGCCGGAGTTCCGCGGGTTCCTGGCCGAGCGGGCGGACAAGGCGAGGGCGCTGATCTCCTCGCGGTACACGCAGACGAACGAGGTGCGCCGGGCGGCGCTGCTCTATCCGGCGGTGGCGCTGGCGGCCAAGGCGGCGGGCGGCAAGGTGGCCCTGCTCGAAGCCGGGTGCAGTGCCGGGTTGCTGCTGGGCATCGACACCTTCGGTTACCGCTACCAGTGCGGTGGCGAGCAGCTCACCGCCGGACCGGCCAAGGCGGCGGTCGGCTTGCACTGCGCGCTGGAGCTGGCCGAGGGCGCGGTGGCGCCCAAACTGCCGAAGAAGCTGCCGGTCGGCGCGAAGCTGGGCCTGGACCGGGCGCCGGTGGACGCCGCCGACGAGGACGAGCTGGCGTGGCTGGAGGCGTGCGTGTGGGCCGACCAGCCCGACCGCATCCGGCTGCTGCGCACCGCGGCGGCGGCCCAGCGGAAGAACCCGCCGGAGCTGGTCACCGGGGACCTGGTGGACGACCTGCCCGCCGCGGTGGGGCGGTTGCCCGCGGAGCTGCCGCTGGTGCTGCTGACCAGCCACGTCGTCACCTACCTGCCCAAGCCGAAGCGGGACGCCTTCATCGAGGCGATCGGTGCGCTGGGCAGGCCGGTGTGGTGGGTGAGCCAGGAGGCCTACGAAGCGGGCGTCGAGCCGCTGCTGCCGGGGCGGGACGACCTGCGCTTCGCCGACACGGGGACGAGCACGCTCTCGCTGGTCGAATTCGGCGACGGGGAGCCGCGGGCGAGAGCACTGGCGCGCACCGCTCCGCACGGGCAGCGCATGACCTGGCTCTAG
- a CDS encoding PH domain-containing protein has translation MFAPRDPDEYLLDTERRVIRIRRHWATLLWDSFEAAALLAVCVLVSYVLPPSMWLVNNILWYAALLVILRFAYLVMEWWVERLVVTDKRFVMTTGVFTTKVLMMPISKVTDLTYQRSAWGRMLGYGTMVVESAGQIQALNKIDYLPRPEEFYDTISELVFGDKQKQAERFSMIKAQRAARGKRMVG, from the coding sequence ATGTTCGCTCCCCGCGACCCAGACGAGTACCTGCTCGACACCGAGCGCCGGGTGATCCGCATCCGGCGCCACTGGGCGACCCTGCTGTGGGACAGCTTCGAGGCGGCCGCGCTGCTGGCCGTCTGCGTGCTGGTGTCCTACGTGCTGCCGCCGTCGATGTGGCTGGTCAACAACATCCTCTGGTACGCGGCACTGCTGGTCATCCTGCGCTTCGCCTACCTGGTGATGGAGTGGTGGGTCGAGCGGCTGGTGGTCACCGACAAGCGGTTCGTGATGACCACCGGGGTGTTCACCACCAAGGTGCTGATGATGCCGATCAGCAAGGTCACCGACCTCACCTACCAGCGCTCGGCCTGGGGGCGCATGCTCGGCTACGGCACGATGGTGGTCGAGTCGGCCGGCCAGATCCAGGCGCTGAACAAGATCGACTACCTCCCGCGGCCGGAGGAGTTCTACGACACCATCTCCGAGCTGGTCTTCGGCGACAAGCAGAAGCAGGCCGAGCGGTTCTCGATGATCAAGGCGCAGCGCGCCGCCCGCGGCAAGCGCATGGTGGGCTGA
- a CDS encoding RecB family exonuclease codes for MSQIGFDFGDQQPRRLTRVTPAKLATFDDCPRRYRLTYLDRPTPQRTGAWAHSTLGAVVHNALKALFDLPVERRSPQRAAALVAEHWKDAGFVDEVQAAKYRRRAQEWVAEYVEHNDVAFDPIGLERWVSAPTGGGPGGPTIIVEGRADRIDDRDGELVIVDYKTGRRQPDEYEARSAQALAMYAVAATRTLRKPCHRVELHHVPSGTVAAAEHTPESLKRHVTRAEETAADLQKATDTLAEGGDGQELFPARTGRHCSWCDFRPSCAEGQQAAPEARSWDLLAPLEADDE; via the coding sequence GTGTCGCAGATCGGGTTCGACTTCGGGGACCAGCAGCCTCGGCGGCTGACCAGGGTGACGCCGGCGAAGCTGGCCACCTTCGACGACTGCCCGCGCCGCTACCGGCTGACCTATCTCGACCGCCCGACCCCGCAGCGCACCGGGGCCTGGGCGCACAGCACGCTCGGCGCGGTGGTGCACAACGCGCTGAAGGCGTTGTTCGACCTGCCGGTCGAGCGCCGCAGCCCGCAGCGGGCGGCGGCGCTGGTCGCCGAGCACTGGAAGGACGCCGGTTTTGTCGACGAGGTGCAGGCCGCGAAGTACCGGCGCCGCGCGCAGGAGTGGGTGGCCGAGTACGTCGAGCACAACGACGTGGCCTTCGACCCGATCGGGCTGGAGCGCTGGGTGTCCGCGCCGACCGGCGGCGGGCCGGGTGGGCCGACCATCATCGTCGAGGGCCGGGCCGACCGGATCGACGACCGCGACGGTGAGCTGGTGATCGTCGACTACAAGACGGGGCGTCGGCAGCCGGACGAGTACGAGGCGCGCAGTGCGCAGGCGCTGGCGATGTACGCCGTGGCCGCGACGCGGACGCTGCGGAAGCCGTGCCATCGGGTGGAGCTGCACCACGTGCCCAGTGGCACGGTCGCGGCCGCCGAGCACACGCCGGAGAGCCTGAAGCGGCACGTCACCCGCGCGGAGGAGACCGCCGCCGATCTGCAGAAGGCGACGGATACCCTGGCCGAGGGCGGTGATGGGCAGGAGCTCTTCCCCGCCAGGACCGGGCGCCACTGTTCCTGGTGCGACTTCCGGCCCAGCTGCGCCGAAGGCCAGCAGGCGGCGCCGGAGGCGCGGTCGTGGGACCTGCTGGCGCCGCTGGAAGCCGACGACGAATAG
- a CDS encoding VOC family protein → MASIKQVQVTFDCADPGRVARFWCEVLGYVPSPDGFACSDPSGGGPRLYFQRVPEKKVVKNRVHLDVRVGTGLVGDERLAALQTECARLMDLGAVCVRVLYADEENESCIVMQDVEGNEFCLD, encoded by the coding sequence ATGGCGTCGATCAAGCAGGTCCAGGTCACCTTCGACTGCGCCGATCCGGGGCGTGTCGCCCGGTTCTGGTGCGAGGTGCTGGGATACGTGCCGTCGCCGGACGGGTTCGCCTGCTCGGATCCCTCGGGGGGCGGGCCGCGCCTGTACTTCCAGCGTGTGCCGGAAAAGAAGGTCGTGAAGAACCGGGTGCACCTGGACGTGCGCGTCGGCACCGGGCTGGTCGGCGACGAGCGCCTCGCCGCCCTCCAAACCGAATGCGCACGTTTGATGGATCTCGGCGCGGTGTGCGTGCGCGTCCTGTACGCCGACGAGGAAAACGAGTCGTGCATCGTGATGCAAGACGTCGAAGGCAACGAGTTCTGCCTCGACTGA
- a CDS encoding MarC family protein, giving the protein MAIADYFDATLFMEATITLVVIMDPPGTVPVFLSLTGRKSPAVRARAARQAVLVSLLVISLFAIAGQAILAYLHIGIPALQGAGGLLLLLIALDLLTGKGSTDPEVAEDVNVALVPLGTPLLAGPGAIAATIVFVRQAEGQLGAYVALGLAIVTVHFVLWMCMRYSGVVIKLIRESGITLLAKVAGLLLAAIAVELVADSVKGFITGG; this is encoded by the coding sequence ATGGCGATCGCGGACTACTTCGACGCCACGCTGTTCATGGAGGCAACCATCACCCTGGTGGTGATCATGGACCCGCCGGGCACGGTGCCGGTGTTCCTCAGCCTGACCGGCCGCAAGTCGCCCGCGGTCCGCGCCCGCGCGGCGCGGCAGGCGGTGCTGGTCTCGCTGCTGGTGATCTCGCTGTTCGCCATCGCCGGGCAGGCGATCCTGGCCTACCTGCACATCGGCATCCCGGCGCTGCAGGGCGCGGGCGGGCTGCTCCTGCTGCTCATCGCACTGGACCTGCTGACCGGCAAGGGCAGTACCGATCCCGAGGTGGCCGAGGACGTCAACGTGGCGCTGGTGCCGCTGGGCACGCCGCTGCTGGCCGGGCCGGGCGCGATCGCGGCGACCATCGTGTTCGTGCGGCAGGCGGAGGGCCAGCTCGGTGCGTATGTGGCGCTGGGGCTGGCCATCGTGACCGTGCACTTCGTGCTGTGGATGTGCATGCGGTACTCGGGCGTGGTGATCAAGCTGATCCGCGAGTCCGGGATCACCCTGCTGGCCAAGGTGGCCGGCCTGCTGCTGGCCGCGATCGCGGTGGAACTGGTGGCGGATTCGGTCAAGGGCTTCATCACCGGCGGCTAG